Within the Rosa rugosa chromosome 2, drRosRugo1.1, whole genome shotgun sequence genome, the region gacaggaattgtcgtggcatgtccccactatgtctcatctcaatccctactaaagtgacgagatcacacaaatatgctgcaaacatgcctgcaaggaaggacgtccctacgagaggacgtagcgccaccctacacggaggtaggcatggcgccaacgccaaagagtgtggcactctggcgttacaggccatggccccagctaggatgcatgggaggcccgtgggttcgaaggataccttggcacaaaccaatccttggatcatcgacactcaaaattcgtctcatgagtatcttccgggttatggttatcgttgggggacgcctcaacgtcagaacctattcctgagaatatagagctctatgaaaattacactagtgtacatgagatgtgggatagaaactccatcataattgatgatgtagttgcgcatttcgttgcgcatgagtttgttgagtctgatgatatcgaaccacgctccgttgatgaatgaatgccaacgtagagaaatttggcctaaatggaaaagatgcgatccaggttaagatggattctctaatgaagaggaaggttttcgagctagtgataccaacacctcctaacataaaacctattgactaatgggtcttcgttagaaagcgtggtgagaaaaagatatggtaatctcgtcTTATagcacaaggcttctcacaaaacgccctggaatcaactacgatgagtcatattctctcgtaatggatgttattgcactccactaccctatcagtttggtagtttccgaataactgaacatgcaacttacaaatgtggtcactacgtatcttaggggatctagatacggaatgtacatgaaggttcatggtgaacttcatttacccaagtcaagtggctctagaccacggagcatgttttacaaagaggttgaaacgctcactaagatgactacttgattgggaagggatatgcccacgcgtttccataacaagtttcggattctatcgcggttcatgttggacatgatcttcattagaagcccttaaagagttaagggaaaccgctgaacactagaaatccgagtttgaaatgaaggattttgggagaacacgattatgtctcggtttggaacttgagcatcgtgttgatagatgcttaggcattttgacaaggtcaaaccttcaagcacccccatgatcgtccgtagtcttgatcctgaaaatgatcatcttcggcgaaaggatgatgacgaagatgtgctagaggcagaagtgccttacttagtacaattggcgcattattgtacttatctcaatgcacaagaccagacatatCATATGttgtaaacttgttagctaaggtatagctgtgcgccaacgcgatgccactggattggtgtaaaaggtaTCTTTcggacttgagatgtacgattgatatggacatgctttatccctatagagagatgatggattcgaacccatcacacaccaggaacgccgccaacaccggcctgcgtcccctctccccatcccaaaacgaagttagcgttttggaaggttttgctgatgctaggtatctctctgacccacacaaaagtcttcccaaactggttaagtgttcaccatgggtaaagaccgtgatatcttggaggtctacagaaatagaccctagtcgctatatcttcgaacaatgcagagatcattgctcttcatgaagtgattcgtgaatgtatatggattggatccatagttacgcatgttcgaacaattgtggtttgaagtctaccacagatgagcctacgagcatttaggataatgctgcttgttttgaacaaatgaagcaaggttaCATTAAAAGCGAcaacgccaagcataatcagcaacaacagactctcctcaagatcaaagtgaactaggttcaatctgaggacagtgtgacaGACTTGCtctctaagtcattgcctaaattccactttcgagaaacatgttggtagcatcatttgcggaaattatccaaactcccatgaccgtagtcatcagggggagatgcagacatcagggggagatgtctacatgtatggtctcgaaacgtgaagggtgtgttgtgctctttttccccttcgaccaaggttatttttgtcccactgggtttttgttactcggcaaggtttttaacgaggcaacgagagaagcaccacgtttgggcaacacaagggggagtgttcaagtaaaccctaatttgtgtttggcccaaactctaggttacttgacctagtggtaatagggttaaattagaaggatctagattcctattcaatgtacgattactttccttgtatgattgagattctatgcattgtaatcctctatataaagaggcccctattatcaatgagaatacacagccaaattcctctcaatttcagtttctctacaacaaatttaatattattattaacatTTAAAAATATTCGTTATTACAAACATATTGGATTAGACCGATTAGTTGATCGGGTATCTGTTAATCTGGTGGATACGAATTTGGATTGATCTTTCAAcaatccgccgggttaacgaaTTAGGTCGGATTGAAATTTATTATTACTAAACGGATTAGGATTTAGGTTAATCCGCttcaaatccggtccatttacagatCTAGTTACAATTTCCAGTACGAGGTAGAAGGCCAAAATCCAGACAAGAAGAAACTGACTGGTGAATAATATCTTCTACTCCATGCTTGtaattaaaacccaaatcacTTAGCTTCTTTGAAGATATCTCAGAGGGTGCTGGATTATTCTGTTCTTCCTCCACCACAACCCTGCATCTGAATTTTTAAGTATATCAACATCTAAGTCATATAGAGCTAGGGTTACTCGAAAacttttatgtatatatatatatataccagaCAATATATAACTACCTCCGTGAATTTGAGGAAGGAAATGCCTGAGCTAGATAAAGAACCAACTCAGACATTGGAATACTTTTGGCAGCACATATGTATCTTCCTTCTGCTTCATTATTCTCCATTAAAAAAATGTGGGCATTGCATATGTCCTCAATGTGAACTAATACAATTGATCCCATTCTTGCATTTACAGCAGTTAATATCCCATAGAGCTCAGAGTCACCTACGTAAATAAATTAAAGTCAGATAATATCAGCATGTATGTATTCATAGTTCTTATTTTATTGTTAATGAGCATGTTCCCCTACTTTCTGTGTAACTGCCATCAAATTGTACAGGCATCACGTTTGTGATCGTCAAACAAGCTTTGAAATCATCATATCTCACTCTACGATTTGTGATGGATTACGCATTatttggtcattttaagaaaGGAGAGTTGAGCTTTTCATGGTCAGGAACTACCTGTCAATGGTGACAAAAGAACTCGAATGCTTGATGGAACATTGGAAGTGAGAAATGGTCCTCCAACAGTACTTGTTATTACTGAAACAAGATTAATCCCATTCTCACTTGCAAATCTAAATGCTGCTTCCTCTGTGAGGATCTTTGGAAGAGCATAAACCTGTCAAAGAAAAAAGTTTCTCATGTTTGTAGATTTGTATAAGTTAATCAAACTATAAAGAGGCAGAAGAAATAAGAATTACCCATCCACTTGCTTTCGCATCCCAGACACGATCAACTGGAGTTTTACAAGATTCATCAACAACAGAGATTGGATTTCCACTGCTATCTTTGGCAGTCAAAGTACTGATAGAAGAGGTAAGCACAACCCTATTCACGGTACCCGATTTCACACAGGATTTGAGGAGGTCCAAGGTTCCTTTGATTGCAGGGTCGatgatatttgattgaacatAAGCCTCTTAGAGGTACAAAAATAAATTGAGAGGAAAATTAGTATTATGCTCAACCAAGTTATGTAAGTGCAGGATCATGTGCTATTTTTTTTGTAGTAAAAAGGTAGCAGATGAAGTATTCATATATACCAATGTTCTCTTCCACAGGAACACTGAATTGCATTGATGCTGCAACATGAAACACACCATCGCATCCCTTAACAGCCTCGTCGAAGCTTCCTTCTTCTTGCAAATCAGCTCGGAATAATCTCAACCGGTCAGTGCCGACCCACAATGATAGAAGGTGCAAACACTTGGCTGTGATATTGGGTTGTAACTGATCATTAAGCTTTTATAACATACagattattatttaaaaaaaaaaaaaaatacatacagATTATATAACAAAAAGATAAAACCTGTAGAATAGAAGATAATCGGTATATTGGCATGGAGTCGAAATTGGTTATGAACTGGCTTATATCTCCTCctaaataatttaaatatacAATTGAAACTGGCCGGTCATGTTTTTATTTTGGCAATAAACTGAAACTGGTCATTAACTATTGCATGAACAAGATCAGTACGTATGACTCTAGGGCGGTGAGGCTTCGGTTTGTGCTAATCATGAGGCTTGTTGTTTTTGTTATCCTGTCGAGTTTGATGTCTACTATTCTGAAGACATCTTTCTGTACCGTTGAAGTTTattgaataaattttttttttctttgatcaaaGAAATGCCAATACTATTGATTGATTTAATTTAAACAACCGCAGCAGTCTTCCGGTTCTTTGCTCTTATCCCAAGTACCATTGTTATGCGAACAACAAGAATAGCTCAATCAACACGCTTCTCTATTTTTCAAACCCTAATACACAATATCAGATTAAACTACAAAAAGTTAGAATCCAAACCATTTAACAGATCTTCAACATTAAGAACTCGATTCAATGCACTCGATTCAatgcattcaaaaaaaaaaaaaagaactcgATTCAATGCACTGTGATGAAAACTAGACAACACGTCAAAATTGATagtttgagactttgagttCTGAATATAAAAAACAACGTGGGGTGGTTTCAGCATCCAAAATTAATTACTAATAATTTCAGGTATCACCTGCCCCACTCATTTCAGCTCCGTCATATATAAAtgtaaacaaatgatgatgacTCTACtacacataaaaaataaatggtGACAAAAACCCTGACTCTGCTCGAtttaaataacaaaaacaaaaccagaaatAGGCGAAACAGATAAAATCGGAGTAGAATTATGAATCGTTTCCGAAACGGAAAAGAAAGATTAGAAATTGGTAAGTGTGAGAGAAATGTGAGGAGACTCACGATTGAGTAATGGGAGAGGGAAATgtggaagatgaagaagaagaaaagcgcGAGAGATTGTGAAGCTGATTCTGTGAGTGTGTCTATGCGTCGGAAATTGAATGATTGCGTGTGAGAATAGAGAGAAGAGGAAGGTAGTTGGAAAAATGGTTGATTGCAATACTATCGATTGATTTCAAGTGGTTAAGCTTGCAACATAGTATTAAGAGATGATATTATTCCGGGTTTCCGGGTACCTCGATCAATAATATTTTAAGCTAGTTGTATAATACTTGCAGAGGGCCATTAACAAGTAATTGATGAGGTCTCCGGCGTAGGTAGTACAGAAAGTCAATTCTCAAATACCTAGACATCCGAACAGAAACCCAGACCCAATCAAAAGGCACTCTTAActaaggtttcaaatttcggtttcaatttcgatttcggtacttcaaatttaaggaaatttcggagaaagtttcgatttcggtggaaatttcggttaaaaataaagaaatcatattaattgcatttataaaatgatatttttgaatgaaacttttacatagaccaaactaacctataataaacctatttacaatgtaacctctctaaaattatgcatttataatagaattgtgatatttaatatgtacgagtaattaactagtattgtagtaggttgctaaactagtgtttttatctatatgtaattataataaacctatttacaatgtaccctctctaaaattatacatgtataatagaattgtgatatttaatatgtgcgagtaattaactagtactatagaaggttgctaaactagtgtttttatctatatgtaattataattgtGCTGTATATCaataatgtgaatgtgatttactttttttttttttttatggctggaacccagttgaattgtcattgttccacaatataTAAATTACTCAACCTTGACTAACTCAAACTTGATTAAatggcgtacaagttgaattgtcattgttccacaatataCAGATCACTAAACCTTGACTAAGTTAACCTTGACTAAATGGcatacaagttgaattgtcaatggcgtacaagttgaattatcattgttccacaatatatagatcacCCTTGACTAACTCAACCTTGACTAAATGGCttacaagttgaattgtcattgttccacacTAAATGTGTACAAGTTGAATTCGGATAATGCATATAAAAGCAATTTTTGAGTAATACAAGTCTTACCCAAAGTTTCaaatttcagtttcagtttcaatttcggtacttcaaatttaaggaaattttggacaaagtttcgatttcggttaaaaataaagaaatcatatataattgcatttataaaatgatatttttgaatgaaacttttacatagactaaactaacctataataaacctactTACAATGTagcctctctaaaattatacatttataatagaattgtgatatttaatatgtacgagtaattaactagtacgtATTGTGgtaggttgctaaactagtgctttatctatatgtaattataattgtgttgtatattgataatgtgaatgtgatttacttttttttttttttttttatagctgGAACTCAATTGAATTGTATTGTTTcacaatatatagatcactgAACCTTGACTAACTGAACCTTGACTAAATGGcatacaagttgaattgtcattgttccacaatatatagatcactcaaccttgactaaatggagtacaagttgaattgtcattgtttcacactaaatggcgtacaagttgaattCAGACAATGCATATAAAAGCACTGTTTGAGTATTACTAGTCTTacccaaggtttcaaatttcgatTTCAGTTTCGATTtcagtttcgatttcggtactttGATTTCAATTGAAAATAcagaaatcatattaattgcatttataaaatgatatttttgaatgaaacttttacatagactaaactaacctataataaacctatctACAATGTAgtctctctaaaattatacatttataatagaattgtgatatttaatatgtacgagtaattaactagtactatagtaggttgctaaactagtgttttatctatatgtaattataattgtGATGTATATTGacaatgtgaatgtgatttacatttttttataggaggcttggccatcacgcttttttcactaataattagaaaaatacaatttagaatcatacaatactgctcttaagtacatgaattttggaaatgattttggtagcagataaaagcaaaaaggttttttgttgtattaaacttgattgaaaaaaaaatcaaaatttcatattttctcatGAAAATATACGTAAAAAACTTCATTGTCGGTGGCATACAAATTTCACATAAATTTTggagaaatttcggacaaaatttcagtgtgaatttttaaatatattttgtgtgtgtagatattttgGAAATTAATAATTTCGcggaaatgtacggaaaattttgaaaaatttcaGGAAACTcttgacggaaatgatatagcatatgaatttcgtttcggtacttccaAATTACGGAATTCCATCGAAATATTTCGGTAGTTTcggagaaatttgaaaccttgctcTTAACAGAAATATAATCTTCTTTAAGTCCCAGACATGATACCCACCAACATGTTCCCTAGATCCCAGAAATAAATGCAgacttcaaaaccaaaaaccattATAAGGGAATCTTACCGCCAAAACCACAAATTACTTCATGATGGAAGCATGAAcctattgaaaataaaataaaaggaagcTCTAATGTTTATCTAGCTGAGATTCACACAAGAGATAATGGTATAATAGAAACTTGGATTCATGAGCTAAGATTTGAAGAAATTGATCTTGATACAGAGTAACTGTCCCCTTTCAGTATCTcgctcttttcttcttcttttagggtttaggtgattttttttcttccttccatTATTAATTAGTTATACTATAGAGTGTATTTGAATGAGGAAAAAAATGAtagaatttaattgaaaataaggatttcataattcctagaaaccaattccctcgtttggcatttttagattggaaattttaaatttctctgtggaaaaaaatgaaggaattcaTTCTCTCAATTCCCCACTtaaatttccaccaaaataggttgcagtattcaatttttattttcaaaacaaaacttttttctattttagttttttatttgttttaaactttcttaatttgtgTCGTGGAGGTAAGCCCTAAAACTATCTCTCTCGAGTTCCatccctgtccggcggcgagcCCTTGCGCCGTCGTCGGACAGGCTTTAGTTGACTCTGTGTGGGTCGTGGTGGCAGTTGGTGCAATGAGGGAGGAGGAGCTCATGGCAGTTTTCAGGCTTGGTTTCGCTATCCGATGGCTTCAGCAGCAGACTAGTTTGGCGTCATGGGATCAGAGGGCTGGCTGTGACATGCTCGTGGTGACGTGCGGTCGTACCAATCGAAGGTTAGTCGGTGGTGGCGTGTTCTTGGAGGCAGGGCGTTGTGTCAATCGATTCAATCTGTTCTGGGTTGGAATTTTCGGATCCGATCTGGGATTGGGTTTGTTTGGTTGGGATGCCGCGCATTAATCTTGGCTCGTCGGGAATGGCAATCGGTTCAAGGCGGCGGTCCAGCAATTGCGGTGGGGCGGTGTAGGAAGTCGTCTGGCGACGGAGGCTGTGGCAGGCTTGGCTGGATTCCCATGGTCGTCCTCTCTCCTGGGTCAAGGTTCGGGCTTGGGCCCTCTTTTTGGGTCCGGCCTGGactatttggttttttatttttcagtctttttagggtttagggttgggttttatttttgtttttgttttgttggtaaTAAGGCACAACCAAGGTTTGGTGTGTGGTATTAGCTGTTGTTTCCAGTTGTGTTAGGTGTTAGGTGTTAGCTATCGGGTCGAGTGTACTACAAGAtgtggcagagacaatcttcacttcggccttctagtgggtccttcCTATCTGGTTTTGGGTCAGCGAAAAAGTCTGGCTGTGCCATAGACGAGCATTaatggccttctagtgggtagTTCCTGTCTGGTTTTGGGTCGGCGGCGATGGCGAGTTGGGGCAGTTGTGGATTGATGGTGTTGACAATTTGGTGGTGACGGTGTGGGGTTTATTTTAGTCTCAGGTCCGAATGTCCGGGAATTCTGTTGGTCGGgtttaggtcacaacgagtgttggcttggtcgatcaaaagctagtcaggaggactctggttggtgagttagTGTTGACACCAGTGAGTTGTCCAGCTTAGAGTTCTTATTGGCTGGACAAGAGGTGAGCTGTCAAagattcactgctcctgcgcttgttgtctttgtcatatagttgtagtgcaagtttagagtcagtctttatagagttccagtgtgaagtctattGGCCATTTCTGTATAAGAGATGTCgcctaaaactcgttgtaagcagtttattattaatgaagttcttatttgataaaaaaaaaaaaaaaaaaactttcttaatttattatacattctaaatcctaaatagatacaatcaaacaataaaaattgCAATTACTGAAATTTTTGATTGATGGAGTTatagattccatcatttatcgGAAAGTGACATATTggaaagtggccggaagtcATCTAATACGTTTCCGTCCACTATCCACACACGGATACAACATTCTTAAATGTCTGGATCATCCGTGCATTATACACAAAGTTCAGGCATGTTAGTAAAGTTCAGAACTATGATCACACCATCAACTAATACACATGCATATACATATATGATTGACTTGTATTGTAGCATTGGATAGTTCCAGGACTACTGCGCGCGCAAAGAATTGATGATTCAAGTTTGAATCAAAACACTTCACCAACCTCAGAAAGCTGGTTCTAATCGAAGTCCTTCTATATTTCTCTTTGCACCACTTAATTCGATGAGTTTATTGGTGTTCATACtatgatttcttttttttctttttcttttttcccgaCTGATCGAAATAGAAGAaaactaatttttcttttttcccgaCTGATCGAAATAGAAGAaaactaatttttcttttttcccgaCTGATCGAAAtagaagaaaactaaaacttgaaaatcaaatttaaacaaagaaaatttaAGTGAGAGCTGAACTGAGTACCAGGATCGCGGACTGTGGCATGAACAGTGTGGCCTCTTTCAAGCAGAGTCTTCACCAACCAAGACCCGATATAACCAGTGGCTCCGGTGACACAGTAAACTGCCGGAGCTCCATTTCTATTGCCCTCAGATTCTAAACCCTCCATTTCTTCAATTCACTTTCTGCTCTCAAAAACAAAACCAGTGTGGTCTATCTTAGAGGGACCTTGATATCAGTTTAGTCTATGAAAGACGCTTATATAATCAGGTGGTGAACTGGTGGGTTTATGAATCGCACAGTGAATATAATACTCATTTGCCTTTTTTCTTGTCGTGGTCTGATTCATCTGCAATAAAATTTACAATATACGAAAGCTAAACTACACTGTTGCTGTAGATTTCACAAAAGACAAAATGAATGAATAGTGGACTGGCGATTGTGCCCTCCGTGCTGTTGGTTATTGCACGCAATGAATAGTTCCCTTACTATTCTACCCTTGCCTCATGTCTTCGGTGTTGGATAGCGATCGTTGTCGGGTTTGGAATTCAGCCACTcagatcaagaaaaaaaaaaaaaagcaaaagaagagaaaagaaggaaaagaagaatcgAAGAGAGGGGAAGATCTCGCCGATAACCGTCGGGTTTGAAACTCAGCCACTTAGATCAAGAtcaaaaaaagcaaaagaagagaaaagacggaaaagaagaatagaaaagaggagaagatctcGCCGAGAATAGACCGGCCGGAAggtatttgtttgattttttttttttttttttgtgggttttttcttctttgttggatGTTTTTGAGGACGGTAGTTGTTTTTGGATATTTTGAATTAAGTGGACGATGGTTCGATTTGTTATTTGGTGATTTGATTTGTATGGTTTTGGCTTTAGATTAGTTGTGAATGATTTCATAGAGTTTGGTCGTTTTCATTGTTTTGATGACTATCAATTAATTCCATGGAGATTCAAGGTTGCATGATGAGCTCACCACCAAATTggagcagtttttttttttttttttacccacttCAGTACAGATATATCAAATATGGTCAAATCGTGACTTATTAATGG harbors:
- the LOC133734723 gene encoding putative anthocyanidin reductase, which codes for MEGLESEGNRNGAPAVYCVTGATGYIGSWLVKTLLERGHTVHATVRDPAKCLHLLSLWVGTDRLRLFRADLQEEGSFDEAVKGCDGVFHVAASMQFSVPVEENIEAYVQSNIIDPAIKGTLDLLKSCVKSGTVNRVVLTSSISTLTAKDSSGNPISVVDESCKTPVDRVWDAKASGWVYALPKILTEEAAFRFASENGINLVSVITSTVGGPFLTSNVPSSIRVLLSPLTGDSELYGILTAVNARMGSIVLVHIEDICNAHIFLMENNEAEGRYICAAKSIPMSELVLYLAQAFPSSNSRRCRVVVEEEQNNPAPSEISSKKLSDLGFNYKHGVEDIIHQSVSSCLDFGLLPRTGNCN